In Gammaproteobacteria bacterium, one genomic interval encodes:
- a CDS encoding M48 family metallopeptidase — protein sequence MNELTLIFLAAIAISIAIHGWLIRRHIDYVRSHRDQVPAAFQDTIPLSAHQKAADYTQAKARFGMYDLLVGALLLLIWTLGGGLNLLDGAWQSGGLPILATGVGFVISAYALMALLEIPMSAYRTFVIEERFGFNKTTPKIFILDILKQGMLLLLIGMPLAALVLWLMLNGGALWWLYVWVAWIGFSLLMMWVYPTFIAPLFNKFRPLMDDALRTRIETLLKRNGFSSQGIFVMDGSTRSTHGNAYFTGLGTNKRIVFFDTLIDELNSEEIEAVLAHELGHFKCKHITKRIILMAAVSLIGLAFLGWLINQPWFYSGLGVTQPSAHVALVLFLIVIPVFTFFFQPMLAHISRKHEFEADDFAVKQAKADTLIQALVKLYKENANTLTPDPLYSAFHDSHPPAPVRVAHLSSKRA from the coding sequence ATGAATGAACTAACCTTAATATTTCTGGCGGCAATTGCCATAAGCATTGCCATACACGGATGGCTCATTAGGCGCCATATCGATTATGTTCGTTCCCATCGCGACCAGGTGCCCGCCGCATTTCAAGATACGATACCACTCAGCGCGCATCAAAAAGCAGCTGATTACACGCAGGCCAAGGCCCGCTTTGGAATGTATGACCTACTCGTAGGCGCGCTTTTGTTACTCATCTGGACACTCGGAGGTGGACTTAATCTACTGGATGGTGCTTGGCAGTCAGGCGGGCTCCCAATACTTGCAACCGGCGTGGGATTCGTAATTTCTGCCTATGCACTGATGGCCCTGCTTGAAATACCGATGTCCGCTTACCGAACATTTGTAATCGAGGAACGTTTTGGCTTCAATAAAACAACACCAAAAATTTTCATCCTCGACATTCTTAAGCAAGGTATGCTGCTTCTGTTAATTGGCATGCCACTCGCTGCACTAGTATTATGGTTGATGTTAAACGGCGGCGCACTTTGGTGGCTGTATGTATGGGTCGCTTGGATTGGCTTTAGCCTGCTCATGATGTGGGTATATCCCACATTCATTGCTCCACTATTTAACAAGTTTCGACCTCTTATGGACGATGCACTACGCACTCGCATCGAGACACTATTGAAACGCAATGGTTTCTCTAGTCAGGGAATATTCGTCATGGATGGTTCAACACGATCCACACATGGGAACGCCTATTTCACTGGACTCGGCACGAACAAGCGCATTGTATTTTTTGACACGCTAATAGACGAACTGAACTCTGAGGAAATCGAGGCGGTGCTCGCTCATGAACTTGGTCATTTTAAGTGTAAACACATCACAAAACGGATTATCTTGATGGCTGCAGTAAGCTTGATAGGACTAGCATTTCTCGGCTGGCTGATCAACCAGCCTTGGTTCTATTCCGGGCTTGGCGTCACCCAGCCTTCTGCGCATGTTGCTCTTGTTCTGTTCTTGATTGTTATACCTGTATTTACATTCTTTTTTCAGCCTATGCTCGCACACATATCGAGAAAGCATGAATTTGAAGCGGATGACTTTGCTGTGAAGCAGGCGAAAGCCGACACTCTAATCCAGGCGCTGGTCAAACTGTATAAAGAAAATGCCAATACACTCACACCAGATCCACTCTACTCTGCATTTCACGACTCACATCCGCCTGCGCCCGTGCGCGTAGCGCACCTATCATCTAAACGTGCATAA
- the orn gene encoding oligoribonuclease: protein MTQFPDNLIWIDLEMTGLDTDKDYIIEIATVITGSQLNIVAEGPALAIHQDDTILQGMDEWNTHQHTKSGLVDRVRRSTLSEAAAERMTLEFVKRYVPPAISPMCGNSICQDRRFLHRLMPELERYFHYRNLDVSTVKELVKRWGKKEFAKSSSHLALDDIRDSINELRSYREQVFNC from the coding sequence ATGACCCAATTCCCTGATAATCTTATCTGGATCGACTTGGAGATGACGGGTCTAGATACGGACAAAGATTATATCATCGAGATCGCAACTGTGATCACGGGCAGTCAACTGAATATCGTAGCGGAGGGGCCGGCATTGGCTATACATCAGGATGACACGATTTTGCAGGGTATGGATGAATGGAATACCCATCAACACACTAAATCAGGCTTAGTGGACCGCGTGCGACGCAGCACGCTGAGCGAGGCAGCTGCCGAGCGGATGACGTTGGAATTTGTTAAGCGCTATGTTCCACCTGCCATCTCTCCTATGTGTGGCAACAGCATCTGCCAGGACCGGCGTTTTCTGCATCGTTTGATGCCGGAACTCGAACGCTACTTTCATTACCGTAATCTGGACGTCAGTACCGTTAAGGAACTGGTCAAGCGCTGGGGCAAGAAAGAGTTCGCGAAAAGCTCTAGTCATTTGGCACTTGACGATATACGGGATTCCATCAACGAGCTCCGGAGCTACCGCGAGCAGGTCTTTAATTGTTGA
- a CDS encoding NAD(P)H-hydrate dehydratase, with protein sequence MVLHAADLPRTLYSAEQVRELDRLAIEEHGIPGSTLMERAGKVAFGVLCTRWPLARHISVLCGMGNNGGDGYVLARHAHEAGREVSVIQVGDASRLHEDARSAADAATASGLITVPYDREKLARADVVVDALLGTGLDRDVSGEWAEAINTVNEQAEAVLSIDIPSGLHADSGRVMGCVVRADATITFIGLKRGLFTGQGMEYSGEVLFHDLGVSAEVYRGVGSSAERLDLGCVQALLSRRPRAAHKGRFGHVLVVGGDEGFAGAARMASEAAGRVGAGLVSLATRSAHAGYICAARPEIMAHGTEDPKDLAPLIERASVIAVGPGLGQSPWGMSLFTKVVEHTLPMVLDADALNLLAADPVTRDHWILTPHPGEAAQLLGCSIAEIEADRFTAATEIQRRFGGVAVLKGAGTVITDANGQCAVCHQGNPGMASGGMGDVLTGCIAGFLAQGFSAGDAARVGVCLHAAAGDLAAKEGERGLLASDLMPWLRRLVNPDIS encoded by the coding sequence GTGGTACTGCATGCAGCAGATTTGCCGCGCACTCTCTATAGCGCGGAACAGGTGCGAGAACTGGATCGCCTGGCAATTGAGGAGCATGGCATTCCTGGTTCAACCTTGATGGAACGCGCTGGGAAGGTGGCTTTTGGCGTCTTATGCACCCGCTGGCCGCTCGCACGCCATATTTCCGTGTTGTGTGGTATGGGCAACAATGGTGGGGATGGCTATGTATTGGCGCGCCATGCACACGAGGCCGGCCGAGAGGTATCCGTTATTCAAGTCGGGGATGCGAGTCGACTACACGAGGATGCACGTTCAGCCGCCGATGCCGCAACTGCAAGCGGGCTCATCACCGTGCCGTACGATCGCGAGAAGCTTGCAAGGGCCGATGTTGTTGTTGACGCGCTGCTTGGGACTGGCTTGGACCGTGATGTGAGTGGTGAATGGGCCGAGGCGATCAATACGGTGAACGAGCAGGCTGAGGCAGTTCTTTCCATTGACATCCCCTCAGGGCTCCATGCGGACTCGGGCCGCGTCATGGGTTGTGTGGTGAGGGCAGATGCGACCATTACATTCATTGGTTTGAAGCGTGGTCTGTTTACCGGGCAGGGGATGGAGTACAGCGGCGAGGTCCTTTTCCACGACTTAGGCGTGTCTGCAGAGGTCTACCGTGGGGTGGGATCCTCCGCTGAGCGCCTGGACCTTGGCTGCGTTCAGGCGCTGCTATCGCGTCGGCCTCGCGCGGCCCATAAGGGCCGCTTTGGCCATGTGCTTGTCGTGGGTGGCGACGAGGGCTTTGCAGGCGCGGCACGTATGGCGTCAGAAGCCGCCGGGCGAGTTGGAGCAGGTCTGGTTAGCCTTGCAACCCGAAGTGCCCATGCCGGTTATATCTGTGCCGCCCGCCCCGAGATCATGGCGCACGGTACCGAGGATCCGAAAGACCTCGCGCCGCTCATCGAGCGCGCCAGTGTTATCGCGGTGGGTCCCGGCCTTGGTCAGTCTCCGTGGGGCATGTCGCTATTCACCAAGGTAGTAGAGCACACTTTGCCGATGGTATTAGATGCCGATGCACTCAATCTGCTCGCGGCAGATCCCGTCACACGTGATCATTGGATATTGACGCCACACCCAGGTGAAGCTGCCCAGCTACTCGGGTGCAGTATCGCCGAGATCGAAGCGGATCGTTTTACGGCCGCCACCGAAATCCAGCGTCGATTTGGTGGCGTGGCGGTCCTTAAGGGGGCGGGTACCGTGATCACGGATGCGAACGGACAGTGTGCGGTTTGCCATCAAGGCAATCCTGGTATGGCGAGCGGCGGGATGGGCGATGTGCTCACAGGCTGTATTGCGGGTTTCCTTGCCCAAGGGTTCAGCGCTGGCGATGCGGCGCGTGTGGGCGTCTGTTTGCATGCTGCGGCCGGCGACCTTGCGGCTAAAGAGGGTGAGCGAGGGCTGCTGGCAAGTGATCTGATGCCGTGGCTCCGTCGACTTGTTAATCCGGATATTTCATGA
- the tsaE gene encoding tRNA (adenosine(37)-N6)-threonylcarbamoyltransferase complex ATPase subunit type 1 TsaE: MKLAIADPAAMEALGGGLARHCPTGTSLFLQGELGVGKTTLARGFLRALDYKDVVKSPTFTLVESYDLGGRRIYHFDLYRLTNPRALEELGFRDYFDGEALALVEWPEHAAGRLGTGDILVRIAYAPSHRAVVLEWQTPAGRAVLNQLSFP, translated from the coding sequence ATGAAACTTGCGATCGCCGACCCCGCCGCCATGGAAGCACTCGGGGGGGGCCTCGCCAGACACTGTCCGACGGGAACAAGCCTCTTTCTTCAGGGTGAGCTGGGTGTTGGGAAGACCACGTTGGCCAGGGGTTTTTTGCGTGCGCTGGATTATAAGGATGTTGTAAAAAGCCCCACCTTTACCCTGGTCGAATCCTACGACCTTGGGGGACGCAGGATTTATCATTTTGATCTGTATCGGTTAACCAATCCCCGGGCGCTGGAGGAATTAGGGTTCCGGGACTATTTCGATGGCGAGGCGCTGGCCTTGGTTGAATGGCCCGAGCACGCCGCTGGCCGGTTGGGGACCGGTGATATCCTTGTGCGTATTGCCTACGCGCCTTCCCATCGTGCGGTGGTCCTTGAGTGGCAGACTCCTGCTGGGCGCGCAGTCCTAAACCAGCTTTCTTTTCCTTAA
- a CDS encoding N-acetylmuramoyl-L-alanine amidase, which produces MRLVAALVLLLLPGSVAAQPVELKNVRIWAAPDNTRVVFDVTSPVDHKLFTLASPHRVVIDMRAARFRRSPRQPSASDKLLAGIRSAPRNNTDLRVVLDLKKRVKAKSFLLKPNERYGHRLVVDLYDIQKHKKSRSGADRIPSTKSKNGVRNVVIAIDPGHGGEDPGARGKRGTYEKDVVLSISKRLAKLINSDRGMRAVLVRKGDYFVRLRKRMEIAREHKADLFISIHADAFKQRNVRGSSVYVLSQRGASSEAARWLAERENASDLIGGVSLDDKDGVLASVLFDLSQTATREASTDVAYRALAELKKVGKVHKRGVQHAGFAVLKSPDIPSILIETAYISNPYEENRLRDPGHQDGIARAIFRGLSGYFQHHPPPGTLYAAREHVIARGETLSGIAQQYRVSQKSLRVTNKLPDDRLQAGQKLRIPVGEGG; this is translated from the coding sequence ATGCGCTTAGTTGCCGCCTTGGTTCTGTTGCTGCTGCCGGGGTCGGTTGCGGCTCAGCCTGTGGAACTCAAAAACGTCCGCATTTGGGCTGCACCCGACAATACGCGTGTGGTGTTTGATGTCACAAGCCCAGTTGATCATAAGCTGTTCACGTTAGCGAGTCCGCATCGCGTCGTCATCGACATGCGCGCTGCGCGATTTCGTCGATCACCCCGGCAACCGTCGGCGAGCGATAAGCTGCTGGCGGGCATACGTAGCGCCCCGCGGAACAACACTGATCTGCGGGTAGTGTTGGATCTGAAAAAGCGGGTAAAGGCCAAGAGCTTTTTACTTAAACCAAACGAACGCTACGGCCATCGGCTGGTGGTCGACCTCTACGACATCCAAAAGCACAAAAAGTCACGATCAGGTGCCGATCGAATTCCGAGTACAAAATCTAAAAATGGCGTCAGAAATGTGGTGATCGCCATCGATCCCGGCCATGGCGGCGAGGATCCTGGGGCACGTGGCAAGCGAGGTACCTATGAAAAGGATGTCGTGCTCTCGATCTCGAAGCGCCTTGCAAAATTAATTAACAGCGACCGCGGCATGCGCGCGGTGTTGGTTCGCAAGGGCGATTATTTCGTGAGGCTGCGCAAACGCATGGAAATTGCTCGCGAGCACAAGGCAGATTTGTTTATCTCGATCCACGCCGATGCGTTCAAGCAGCGCAACGTTCGGGGGTCGTCCGTCTACGTCTTGTCACAACGCGGGGCGAGCAGCGAGGCCGCACGATGGCTTGCGGAGCGTGAAAACGCGTCAGACCTTATCGGTGGTGTCAGCCTTGATGATAAAGACGGTGTTCTGGCTTCCGTATTGTTCGATCTGTCCCAGACTGCCACACGCGAAGCCAGCACCGATGTAGCATACCGGGCGCTGGCCGAGTTGAAGAAAGTAGGAAAGGTACATAAACGCGGTGTGCAGCATGCGGGCTTTGCGGTCCTTAAATCGCCCGATATCCCCTCCATACTGATCGAGACGGCTTATATCTCTAATCCCTACGAGGAGAACAGGCTCCGCGATCCAGGGCATCAAGATGGAATTGCGCGTGCCATATTTAGGGGGCTCAGCGGCTATTTCCAGCATCATCCGCCACCTGGTACGTTGTATGCGGCACGCGAACACGTCATAGCGCGGGGTGAAACGCTTTCTGGAATCGCACAGCAGTATCGGGTGAGCCAAAAAAGTCTGCGTGTTACGAACAAGCTACCTGATGACCGCTTACAGGCGGGGCAGAAGCTTCGTATTCCGGTAGGAGAAGGCGGCTAA